In the Clostridium beijerinckii genome, one interval contains:
- a CDS encoding CobW family GTP-binding protein: MTKIDIISGFLGAGKTTLIKKLIEEAFQGEKLMIIENEFGEIGIDGGFLNNSGIEITEMNSGCICCSLVGDFGVALKEALDKYSPERIIIEPSGVGKLSDVIKAIENIKSEVDIKLNSFTAVVDAVKCKMYMDNFGEFFNNQIENANTIVLSRTQKISEEKLEVCVSQIREHNSFATIITTNWDEINGKQILSAMEREESLEKELLVEVKNNKSENHQHSEECCCNNHKNHTKEECECDNHEHHIDCNCNDHNHAHHTHDHECGCGHDHHSHDHHHADEVFTSWGMETPKKFSKVEINNILKTLSESSDYGIILRAKGIIPCSDGGWINFDLVPGEYEVREGIADYTGRLCVIGTNLNKNEIEELFDV; the protein is encoded by the coding sequence ATGACTAAAATAGATATTATTTCAGGGTTTCTTGGGGCAGGAAAGACTACTTTGATTAAAAAATTAATAGAAGAAGCATTTCAGGGTGAAAAGCTCATGATAATTGAAAATGAATTTGGCGAGATAGGAATTGATGGAGGATTTTTAAATAATTCAGGAATTGAAATAACAGAAATGAATTCGGGATGTATTTGTTGTTCTTTAGTTGGAGATTTTGGAGTTGCACTTAAAGAAGCATTAGATAAATATTCGCCAGAACGTATAATAATAGAACCATCGGGAGTTGGTAAATTATCAGATGTAATTAAGGCAATAGAAAATATAAAAAGCGAAGTAGATATTAAACTTAATAGTTTTACGGCAGTTGTTGATGCTGTAAAATGCAAAATGTATATGGATAACTTTGGAGAATTCTTTAATAATCAAATTGAAAATGCAAATACTATTGTCTTAAGCCGAACTCAAAAGATTTCAGAAGAAAAATTAGAAGTATGTGTATCCCAAATAAGAGAACACAACAGTTTTGCAACAATAATAACAACAAACTGGGATGAGATTAATGGAAAGCAAATTCTATCTGCAATGGAAAGGGAAGAGTCCCTTGAAAAAGAGCTTTTAGTAGAAGTAAAGAATAATAAGTCTGAAAATCATCAACACAGCGAAGAGTGCTGTTGCAATAATCATAAGAACCATACTAAGGAAGAATGTGAATGTGATAATCATGAACATCATATAGATTGTAATTGTAATGATCATAACCATGCTCATCATACTCATGATCATGAGTGTGGATGTGGACACGATCATCATTCACATGATCATCATCATGCAGATGAAGTATTTACGAGCTGGGGAATGGAAACACCAAAAAAGTTTTCAAAAGTAGAAATAAATAATATATTAAAAACTTTATCGGAATCTTCTGATTATGGAATTATATTGCGTGCTAAAGGTATAATCCCTTGCTCAGATGGAGGATGGATAAACTTTGATTTAGTTCCAGGCGAGTATGAAGTACGTGAAGGAATAGCAGATTATACAGGAAGGTTATGCGTTATAGGTACAAATTTAAATAAGAATGAAATAGAAGAATTATTTGATGTATAG
- the msrB gene encoding peptide-methionine (R)-S-oxide reductase MsrB, producing the protein MSQKYVKKSNEELKMSLTDEQYRITQENGTEAPFSNEYDNQFEKGIYVDITTGEPLFVSTDKFNSGCGWPAFSKPIDRKAIKEKIDKSHGMVRTEVRSSTGDAHLGHVFTDGPEDMGGLRYCINSAALKFIPKDKMKEEGYEEYLDKIL; encoded by the coding sequence ATGAGTCAAAAGTATGTAAAAAAATCCAATGAAGAATTAAAGATGAGTCTGACAGATGAACAATATAGAATTACACAAGAAAATGGTACAGAAGCTCCATTTTCTAATGAATATGATAATCAGTTTGAAAAGGGGATTTATGTAGATATAACTACGGGTGAGCCATTGTTTGTATCAACCGATAAATTCAACTCTGGGTGTGGCTGGCCTGCATTTTCCAAGCCAATAGATAGAAAGGCAATAAAAGAAAAAATAGATAAAAGTCATGGCATGGTAAGAACGGAGGTTCGAAGCAGTACTGGTGATGCACATCTAGGACATGTATTTACTGATGGACCCGAAGATATGGGAGGTTTAAGATACTGTATAAACTCAGCAGCACTTAAGTTTATCCCCAAAGACAAGATGAAGGAAGAAGGTTATGAAGAATATTTAGATAAGATACTATAA
- a CDS encoding YbgA family protein, protein MGDLFKPNVFFSKCLGFEACRYNGQMITDAFVEKLKPFVNIINVCPETSIGLKVPRPTIRVVSENNELKLYEPKEGKEFTKEMVEFSESYLKDLNNIDGFLLKSASPSCGHKNVKIYNGTAKVTGSTRGAGIFGNKIKEKFPYAAIEDEGRLHNYRIRDNFLTRIFINADFRKVKKSNSLNELILFQRRNKLLLMANSQKYTKILGRITANGENNDIKSIMAEYEKNLNLAFEKLPKYTNNINVLMHAMGYFSKYITNEETQLLLDSLEKYKMKKLTIMSPMLLVKSYVVRFNIDYLLEQTYFNPYPEDLIILEDSEKIEI, encoded by the coding sequence ATGGGTGATTTATTTAAACCAAATGTCTTTTTTAGTAAATGTTTAGGTTTCGAAGCCTGTCGTTACAATGGACAAATGATAACTGATGCATTTGTTGAAAAATTGAAACCTTTTGTTAATATTATAAATGTTTGTCCAGAAACTTCCATAGGACTTAAAGTTCCACGACCAACAATTAGAGTTGTCTCTGAAAATAATGAATTAAAATTATATGAGCCAAAAGAAGGAAAAGAATTCACAAAAGAAATGGTTGAGTTTTCAGAATCATATTTGAAAGATTTAAATAATATAGACGGTTTTCTCTTAAAAAGCGCTTCACCCTCCTGTGGACATAAAAATGTAAAAATTTATAATGGCACAGCTAAGGTTACAGGAAGTACAAGAGGTGCCGGAATATTTGGAAATAAGATTAAAGAGAAATTTCCTTATGCAGCAATAGAAGATGAAGGCAGATTACATAATTATAGAATTCGAGATAATTTTCTTACAAGAATTTTTATTAATGCAGATTTTAGAAAAGTCAAGAAATCTAATTCACTTAATGAATTAATACTTTTTCAACGCAGAAATAAATTACTACTCATGGCAAATAGTCAAAAGTATACTAAAATCTTAGGTAGAATTACAGCAAATGGTGAAAATAATGATATAAAAAGTATTATGGCTGAATATGAGAAGAATTTGAATTTGGCATTTGAAAAACTTCCTAAGTATACAAATAATATAAATGTTCTAATGCATGCCATGGGATATTTTTCAAAATACATAACTAATGAAGAAACTCAATTATTACTGGATTCCTTAGAAAAATACAAGATGAAAAAACTTACAATAATGTCTCCTATGCTTTTAGTTAAATCGTATGTAGTTAGATTTAATATTGATTACCTTTTGGAACAAACTTATTTTAATCCTTACCCAGAAGATTTGATTATATTAGAAGATTCAGAAAAGATAGAAATATAA